One region of Macadamia integrifolia cultivar HAES 741 chromosome 11, SCU_Mint_v3, whole genome shotgun sequence genomic DNA includes:
- the LOC122093572 gene encoding uncharacterized protein LOC122093572, which produces MAVPIAALSFTACMSCPPFAGIHGAAVTQRSSIGTIRAMKVEKPLEELYNLRVESQVSKERLEELGAHKWTIWKTGKCKFPWDWHVDQLVYIEEGEVRVVPEGSERFMRFVAGDLVRYPKWFEADLFFNGPYRERYSFRAYGDD; this is translated from the coding sequence ATGGCCGTGCCAATTGCTGCTCTAAGCTTCACCGCTTGCATGTCCTGCCCTCCATTTGCTGGGATCCATGGCGCTGCTGTCACCCAGCGAAGCTCGATTGGTACAATAAGGGCGATGAAGGTGGAGAAGCCACTGGAAGAGCTCTACAATCTGAGAGTAGAGAGTCAAGTATCAAAGGAGCGGCTAGAGGAGCTTGGTGCCCACAAGTGGACGATATGGAAGACAGGAAAGTGCAAATTTCCATGGGACTGGCATGTAGACCAACTTGTCTATATCGAAGAAGGAGAGGTCAGAGTAGTTCCTGAAGGCAGCGAACGCTTCATGAGGTTTGTGGCTGGAGACCTTGTTCGCTATCCTAAATGGTTTGAGGCTGATCTCTTCTTCAATGGTCCCTACCGAGAGCGTTACAGTTTCAGGGCTTACGGTGATGACTAA